Proteins from one Chroococcidiopsis sp. CCMEE 29 genomic window:
- the ispG gene encoding (E)-4-hydroxy-3-methylbut-2-enyl-diphosphate synthase: protein MQTLPNPATSKAANRQISTDATIHRRQTRPVKVGDVTIGGGYPVVVQSMINEDTLDLDGSVAAIRRLHEIGCEIVRVTVPSMAHAKALAAIKQKLSATYQPVPLVADVHHNGMKIALEVAQHVDKVRINPGLYVFEKPKTDRTEYTQTEFDEIGEKIRETLEPLVISLRNQGKAMRIGVNHGSLAERMLFTYGDTPEGMVESALEFIRICESLDFRNLVISLKASRVPVMLAAYRLMAQRMDELGMDYPLHLGVTEAGDGEYGRIKSTAGIATLLAEGIGDTIRVSITEAPEKEIPVCYSILQALGLRKTMVEYVACPSCGRTLFNLEEVLHKVREATKHLTGLDIAVMGCIVNGPGEMADADYGYVGKQPGYISLYRGREEIKRVPESHGVEELINLIKADDRWVEP, encoded by the coding sequence ATGCAGACCCTGCCCAACCCAGCTACCTCCAAAGCTGCCAACCGTCAAATCTCCACTGACGCCACCATCCACCGACGCCAAACTCGTCCAGTTAAGGTGGGAGACGTCACGATTGGCGGTGGCTACCCTGTGGTAGTGCAATCCATGATTAATGAAGACACCCTGGATCTAGATGGTTCAGTTGCCGCCATTCGTCGCCTGCACGAAATTGGCTGCGAAATTGTCCGTGTCACTGTACCGAGTATGGCTCACGCCAAAGCCTTGGCAGCAATTAAGCAAAAACTGTCTGCAACTTATCAACCGGTGCCACTAGTTGCGGATGTCCATCACAACGGGATGAAGATTGCTCTGGAAGTAGCACAGCACGTTGATAAAGTGCGGATTAATCCAGGGTTGTACGTATTTGAAAAACCTAAAACCGATAGAACCGAATACACCCAAACTGAATTTGACGAAATCGGTGAAAAGATCCGCGAAACCCTAGAACCCTTGGTTATTTCCCTCCGCAACCAGGGTAAAGCGATGCGGATTGGGGTTAATCATGGTTCCCTAGCCGAGCGAATGCTGTTCACGTATGGTGATACTCCAGAAGGTATGGTGGAATCAGCTCTAGAGTTTATTCGCATTTGCGAATCTCTCGACTTCCGCAACTTGGTAATTTCCTTGAAGGCATCGCGGGTTCCAGTGATGCTAGCTGCCTATCGCCTAATGGCACAACGCATGGATGAACTAGGAATGGACTACCCTCTGCATTTAGGAGTGACGGAAGCTGGTGATGGGGAATATGGTCGCATCAAGTCCACTGCTGGGATTGCCACACTTTTGGCTGAAGGAATTGGCGATACCATCCGGGTTTCAATCACAGAAGCGCCGGAAAAAGAAATTCCTGTCTGTTACAGCATTCTGCAAGCATTAGGCTTGCGGAAAACAATGGTGGAATATGTTGCTTGTCCTTCTTGCGGTCGTACCTTGTTCAATTTGGAAGAAGTATTACACAAAGTTCGAGAAGCAACTAAACACCTGACTGGTCTTGACATTGCCGTTATGGGTTGTATCGTTAACGGTCCTGGAGAAATGGCAGATGCTGACTATGGCTATGTCGGCAAGCAGCCTGGTTACATCTCCCTATATCGTGGCAGAGAAGAAATTAAAAGAGTCCCTGAATCTCACGGCGTAGAGGAATTGATTAACCTGATTAAAGCAGACGATCGCTGGGTCGAACCCTAA
- the ctpC gene encoding carboxyl-terminal processing protease CtpC: MVITKRGLVLGTTAVMLTTAAVTSVSIHSRGQAFFQESPKELVDEVWQIIARQYVDGTFNKVNWQSVRKEYLSRNYTSKEDAYKAVREMLEKLEDPYTRFMDPEEFKSMQVDTSGELTGIGIQIAQDEKTKKLTVISPIEDTPAFAAGILAKDIIVKIDGKSTEGMDVNQAVSMIRGQPGTQVRLTIQRGDQQREFQIKRARIELHPVRYSYQKGPMGGVGYIRLTQFSANAALEMRNAIQDLEKKQVAGYILDVRSNPGGLLFSSVEIAQMWLKDGTIVSTKNRQGKTDIERSNHRPLTDKPMVVLVDGGSASASEILAGALQDNKRAVLVGTKTFGKGLVQSVRGLGDGSGLAVTIAKYFTPNGRDINHEGIAPDIVLELTDAQKQQLVGERDKIGTPADPQYAKALEVLKQEIANKRGPRAESSRF; this comes from the coding sequence ATGGTCATTACAAAACGTGGGCTCGTATTAGGTACGACAGCGGTGATGCTAACTACGGCTGCCGTTACTAGCGTCAGTATTCACTCACGAGGTCAGGCTTTCTTTCAGGAAAGTCCCAAAGAATTGGTAGATGAAGTCTGGCAGATTATTGCCCGCCAGTATGTAGATGGTACCTTTAACAAGGTGAATTGGCAGAGTGTTCGCAAGGAGTATCTGAGCCGGAATTACACCAGCAAAGAGGATGCCTACAAAGCAGTCCGGGAAATGCTGGAGAAATTAGAGGATCCCTACACTCGATTTATGGATCCCGAAGAATTCAAGAGCATGCAAGTGGACACTTCCGGGGAACTCACTGGCATTGGCATCCAAATTGCTCAGGATGAAAAAACAAAGAAACTGACTGTGATTTCGCCAATTGAGGATACACCCGCCTTTGCTGCCGGAATTCTTGCCAAGGACATTATCGTCAAAATTGATGGCAAAAGCACTGAAGGTATGGATGTCAACCAGGCAGTGTCTATGATTCGAGGACAGCCAGGAACGCAAGTAAGACTGACAATTCAGCGGGGCGATCAGCAAAGGGAGTTTCAGATTAAACGGGCGCGGATCGAGCTTCATCCGGTGCGCTACAGCTATCAGAAGGGTCCGATGGGCGGTGTGGGCTACATCCGCTTGACTCAGTTCAGTGCTAATGCTGCCTTGGAAATGCGAAATGCGATTCAAGATTTAGAGAAAAAGCAGGTAGCTGGGTATATTCTGGATGTACGTTCCAACCCAGGCGGCTTGCTCTTCTCCAGTGTTGAAATTGCCCAAATGTGGCTCAAAGATGGCACGATTGTTTCAACCAAAAACCGCCAAGGAAAAACAGATATTGAAAGGTCTAATCACCGACCGCTGACGGATAAACCGATGGTTGTGCTAGTAGATGGTGGCTCAGCTAGTGCTAGCGAGATCCTCGCTGGGGCGTTACAAGATAACAAACGCGCTGTTTTGGTGGGGACAAAGACCTTTGGCAAGGGTTTAGTGCAATCTGTGCGAGGACTGGGAGATGGTTCCGGTTTGGCAGTGACGATCGCTAAATACTTTACTCCCAATGGTCGTGATATTAATCATGAGGGGATTGCCCCAGATATAGTGCTGGAACTAACAGATGCTCAAAAACAGCAGTTGGTTGGCGAACGCGACAAAATTGGCACACCAGCAGACCCCCAATACGCTAAAGCACTGGAGGTCTTGAAGCAAGAAATTGCTAACAAAAGAGGTCCTAGAGCAGAATCAAGCCGATTTTAG
- a CDS encoding elongation factor G, translated as MNEKVRLGSRNIAIVGPYLSGKTTLLESLLFVTGKISRKGSVRDGNTVGDSATEARDRHMSVEVCSASTEYEGVRFTFIDCPGSVEFAQETYNALMGVDAAVVVCEPTNDDANGNQLRQRVLTLAPLFKFLDDWEIPHLVFINKMDRVSNNFMDMLHALKSVSSRPLVPHQYPIVQDEHLTGYIDLVSEQAYQYHLGAAADPIPFPDALKDQEQAARAEMLEELANFDDHLLEELLEEINPPEEEILQDLKWELGADLVVPVFSGVAEQDYGVRPLLEALLREAPEPQTTAERRGIVLHANAPLAQVLKTYYTPQGGKLSLVRVWQGSLTEGIVLNGVRAGGLYRMLGQQQQQLSEAQAGEIVALSRLEGIKTGDTLSSDGQLATELPKAEQLEPVYALAIAPEKRNDEVKLSAALAKLMEEDPSLAWEQHGDTHEVILWGQGEIHLQVALDRLRRKYNLPMTTHLPQVPYKETIRKPISSIHGRYKHQSGGHGQFGDVYLDIKPLPRGEGINFSDTIVGGVVPKQYIPGVEIGVREYLAHGPLGFPVVDVAVTLTNGSYHTVDSSEQAFKQAARIAMQTGMPQGEPTLLEPITQIEVTAPSEFTSKVLQLVSGRRGQILGYEGRVDWQGWDKVTAYLPQAEMQNFIVELRSLTLGVGSFHWQYHHLQEVPDKLAERVRGMSGNGNGSK; from the coding sequence ATGAACGAAAAAGTAAGATTGGGTTCGCGCAATATTGCTATTGTCGGACCTTATTTAAGTGGCAAAACCACGTTGCTTGAAAGTTTGTTATTCGTCACCGGGAAAATCTCCCGTAAAGGTAGTGTCCGGGATGGCAACACAGTAGGAGATAGTGCAACAGAAGCACGCGATCGCCACATGAGTGTGGAAGTATGCTCAGCCAGCACTGAGTATGAAGGTGTGCGCTTCACATTTATCGACTGCCCTGGCTCAGTAGAATTTGCCCAAGAAACCTACAACGCTTTGATGGGTGTAGATGCAGCAGTTGTCGTCTGCGAACCAACCAATGACGATGCCAACGGAAATCAGCTGCGGCAACGCGTTCTCACCCTCGCCCCCCTATTTAAATTCCTCGACGACTGGGAAATTCCTCACTTAGTTTTTATTAACAAAATGGACCGGGTTAGCAACAATTTTATGGATATGTTGCACGCCCTAAAATCAGTCTCTAGCCGTCCCTTGGTACCGCATCAGTATCCTATCGTTCAGGACGAACATCTTACCGGATATATTGATTTAGTGAGTGAGCAAGCTTATCAATATCACTTAGGCGCTGCTGCTGACCCGATTCCGTTCCCGGATGCACTGAAGGATCAAGAGCAAGCAGCACGGGCGGAAATGCTAGAAGAGTTAGCAAACTTTGACGATCACTTATTGGAAGAACTGCTAGAAGAAATTAACCCACCTGAAGAAGAAATCCTCCAAGATTTGAAGTGGGAATTGGGTGCAGATTTGGTAGTACCTGTCTTCAGTGGTGTAGCAGAACAAGATTACGGAGTGCGACCGTTGCTAGAAGCTTTATTGCGGGAAGCTCCTGAGCCACAAACTACGGCAGAACGGCGGGGAATTGTTCTCCATGCCAATGCACCCTTAGCGCAAGTGCTGAAGACTTATTACACTCCTCAAGGCGGCAAGCTCTCTTTAGTAAGAGTCTGGCAGGGCAGTTTGACGGAGGGGATTGTCCTTAATGGGGTACGGGCTGGTGGTCTTTATCGGATGCTGGGGCAGCAACAGCAGCAGCTAAGTGAAGCTCAAGCCGGTGAAATTGTAGCACTGAGTCGGTTAGAGGGTATCAAGACAGGCGATACACTTTCGTCAGATGGACAGCTAGCAACAGAGTTACCCAAAGCCGAGCAACTGGAACCGGTTTATGCCTTGGCGATCGCCCCAGAAAAGCGCAACGATGAAGTCAAGCTCAGTGCTGCCCTTGCCAAGCTGATGGAAGAAGACCCATCCCTAGCTTGGGAGCAACACGGTGACACCCATGAAGTTATCCTTTGGGGTCAAGGCGAGATTCATCTCCAAGTTGCCCTAGACCGGTTACGGCGGAAATATAACCTCCCAATGACAACTCATCTGCCGCAAGTGCCTTACAAAGAAACTATCCGTAAACCGATCTCATCCATTCACGGGCGCTATAAGCACCAATCTGGAGGACACGGACAGTTTGGGGATGTTTATTTAGATATCAAGCCGTTGCCACGCGGGGAAGGCATTAACTTCAGTGACACGATTGTGGGTGGGGTAGTGCCGAAGCAGTATATCCCTGGTGTCGAAATCGGCGTGCGGGAGTATCTTGCCCACGGCCCCCTCGGCTTCCCAGTGGTGGATGTAGCTGTGACGTTGACTAATGGTTCTTATCACACAGTAGATAGTTCTGAACAAGCGTTTAAGCAGGCGGCGCGGATTGCGATGCAAACAGGGATGCCCCAGGGTGAACCCACGCTGTTGGAACCAATTACTCAAATTGAAGTAACAGCTCCCAGCGAATTTACATCCAAAGTGCTGCAACTCGTTAGTGGAAGACGAGGGCAAATTTTGGGCTATGAGGGTAGAGTGGATTGGCAAGGTTGGGACAAAGTTACAGCTTACTTACCCCAAGCGGAGATGCAAAACTTTATCGTGGAACTGCGATCGCTTACCCTTGGCGTTGGCTCCTTCCACTGGCAGTATCACCATCTCCAGGAAGTGCCCGACAAACTGGCTGAGCGAGTCAGGGGGATGAGTGGCAACGGCAATGGTAGCAAATGA
- a CDS encoding chemotaxis protein CheB, with the protein MPGHDIIVVGASAGGVEVLSQLVRDLPANLPAALFVVLHIPAQSPSVLPSILNRAIRKRQPNSPLQALHPKDGEAIAHGRIYVAPPDQHLLIKDGHIHLARGPKENGLRPAVDPLFRTAARIYGQRVIGVVLSGTLDDGTAGLAAVKQQGGVAIVQDPEEALYSGMPQSAIENVEVDYILPISEIAPVLVQLAEKPVEPEGVKAVSDDMKIEADMAELEIGAMQSYDCPGTPSGFACPDCGGVLWELGEQGLVRFRCRTGHAYSSNSLMAAQSEALEEALWNALRALEEKAALVHRLGERARDRHQAISAKHFEQEAQAAQQRAALIRKMLLKSEENGNLSTLDGQVVEPQGLLKSEERNGSQETEDKEDQDISSPSPLAPRPSPLHMVAICASAGGLNALSQVLSGLPADFPVAITVVQHLSSQFPSLLAEILSRRIKVRVKQAESGDLLLPGTVFVAPSDQHLLVNLDSTLSLSHSELVHFVRPSADLLFESAAASFEQQAIAVILTGKGSDGAMGVRAIKKMGGTVIAQDQATSEFFGMPEAAINTGVVDLVVPLNEIAATLVNLVTVKDEG; encoded by the coding sequence ATGCCCGGACACGACATTATCGTCGTTGGAGCTTCTGCCGGTGGAGTGGAAGTACTTTCTCAACTAGTTCGCGATCTACCCGCAAACTTACCAGCGGCACTCTTTGTCGTGCTTCACATTCCCGCTCAAAGTCCTAGCGTTTTGCCCAGTATTCTAAATCGCGCAATCAGGAAGCGCCAACCGAATTCGCCTTTACAGGCTTTACATCCGAAAGATGGCGAAGCAATTGCACACGGGCGGATTTATGTAGCACCACCCGATCAGCATCTACTAATTAAAGACGGACATATCCATTTAGCGCGTGGTCCCAAAGAAAATGGCCTTCGACCCGCTGTCGATCCTTTGTTTCGTACAGCGGCTCGAATTTACGGACAACGTGTCATCGGTGTAGTGTTATCAGGTACTCTTGATGACGGAACTGCAGGTCTGGCAGCGGTGAAGCAGCAAGGCGGCGTGGCGATTGTTCAGGACCCAGAAGAAGCTCTTTATTCGGGAATGCCGCAGAGCGCGATTGAGAATGTGGAAGTTGACTATATCTTGCCCATCTCTGAAATTGCACCCGTCTTGGTGCAACTGGCGGAAAAACCTGTAGAACCAGAAGGAGTAAAAGCCGTGTCTGATGATATGAAAATAGAAGCTGACATGGCGGAACTGGAAATAGGAGCGATGCAGAGCTACGATTGCCCCGGAACGCCCTCAGGTTTCGCCTGTCCAGACTGTGGTGGTGTCCTCTGGGAACTGGGTGAGCAAGGGTTAGTCCGCTTCCGCTGCCGCACAGGTCATGCATACTCGTCGAATAGTTTGATGGCAGCACAGTCTGAAGCGCTGGAAGAAGCCCTGTGGAACGCGCTCAGAGCACTGGAGGAGAAAGCGGCACTCGTGCATCGCTTGGGAGAACGGGCACGCGATCGCCACCAAGCTATTTCAGCCAAGCACTTTGAACAGGAGGCACAGGCTGCCCAACAGCGTGCTGCCCTCATCCGAAAAATGCTGTTAAAAAGTGAAGAAAATGGCAATCTGTCAACGCTCGATGGTCAGGTAGTAGAGCCACAAGGTCTGCTAAAAAGTGAGGAGAGAAACGGGAGTCAGGAGACAGAAGACAAGGAGGATCAGGACATATCTTCCCCCTCGCCCCTCGCCCCCCGCCCCTCGCCCCTTCATATGGTGGCTATCTGCGCCTCTGCCGGTGGGCTGAATGCTTTAAGCCAAGTTCTATCTGGCTTGCCAGCGGACTTTCCGGTGGCGATTACGGTAGTGCAGCACTTGAGTTCCCAGTTTCCCAGCTTGCTAGCAGAAATTCTGAGCCGCCGCATCAAAGTGAGAGTCAAGCAGGCAGAATCGGGAGATTTGCTACTCCCAGGGACGGTATTCGTTGCTCCGTCCGATCAGCACTTACTGGTTAACCTCGACAGTACCCTCTCTCTGTCCCATTCAGAATTAGTCCACTTTGTGCGTCCCTCAGCCGACTTGCTGTTTGAGTCAGCAGCAGCCAGTTTTGAACAGCAGGCGATCGCCGTAATTTTGACAGGTAAAGGCAGTGATGGTGCTATGGGAGTCCGGGCGATTAAAAAAATGGGCGGTACTGTGATTGCCCAGGATCAGGCAACTTCTGAGTTTTTCGGTATGCCTGAAGCTGCAATTAACACTGGGGTTGTTGATTTAGTTGTGCCATTGAACGAGATTGCCGCTACCTTGGTGAACTTGGTAACAGTGAAGGATGAAGGATGA
- a CDS encoding CheR family methyltransferase: protein MSTSEHNPEFEALLNYIKHNRGFDFTGYKRSSLMRRVHKRMQAIGIENYSDYVDYLEVTPEEFLQLFNTILINVTSFFRDLPVWDYVGSEIIPRIAARKEPTEPIRVWSAACASGQEAYTLAIVLAEALGIEQFRQQVKIYATEVDEEALNQARHATYNFREVASVPSELLERYFEKSDGLYRFRKDLRRSVIFGRHDLVKDAPISRIDLLACRNALMYFNAEAQARIIDHFHFALNDGSFLFLGKAEMILSHGNSFTPIDLKHRIFTKVPKVFRRDRLLLMRNNSNGDEANYLNNQVRIRDAAFDINPVAQVVVDLNGFLTLANERSRTLFNLNAKDLGRPLQDLEVSYRPLELRSCIDQVYAERRTIRYKEVEWTNASGDIQYFDVRVAPLLDLNGRLLGTSITFSDISRVKRLQQELEHSNQELEMAYEELQSTNEELETTNEELQSSNEELETTNEELQSTNEELETMNEELQSSNEELQTMNEEINLRSDELNQVNGYLESILTCLRAGVVVVNRELQIQIWNDKAEDLWGLRLAEVEGQHFLNLDIGLPVDQLRQPIRACLGGESNSLEMTLPAMNRRGKAIQCKITCTVLMDLRKEIGGVIMLMEDLGNNEA from the coding sequence ATGAGCACTTCAGAACACAACCCCGAATTTGAGGCTCTGCTAAACTACATCAAACATAACCGAGGCTTTGACTTCACTGGCTACAAGCGTTCTAGCTTGATGCGTCGGGTGCACAAACGCATGCAGGCAATCGGGATTGAAAACTACAGCGATTATGTAGATTACCTAGAGGTAACTCCAGAAGAATTTCTACAGTTATTCAACACAATCTTGATTAATGTCACCTCATTCTTCCGCGATCTCCCAGTCTGGGACTATGTTGGCAGCGAAATTATTCCGCGAATTGCTGCCCGTAAGGAACCTACCGAGCCAATTCGGGTTTGGAGTGCTGCCTGCGCCTCTGGGCAAGAAGCCTACACTCTGGCAATAGTGTTAGCTGAAGCTTTGGGAATAGAACAGTTTCGCCAACAGGTCAAAATCTACGCGACGGAGGTGGACGAAGAGGCTCTCAACCAGGCACGTCATGCTACTTACAACTTCAGGGAGGTAGCGTCTGTTCCCTCAGAGCTGTTGGAGCGATACTTCGAGAAGTCTGATGGTCTCTACAGGTTTCGTAAAGACCTGCGCCGCTCGGTGATTTTTGGTCGTCACGACTTGGTTAAGGATGCGCCCATCTCCCGAATTGACTTGCTGGCGTGCCGCAACGCTCTAATGTATTTTAATGCCGAAGCCCAAGCTAGAATTATCGACCACTTTCACTTCGCCCTCAATGATGGCAGCTTTCTGTTTTTGGGCAAGGCGGAGATGATACTCTCCCACGGCAACAGCTTTACACCAATAGACCTGAAGCACCGCATCTTCACTAAAGTACCGAAGGTATTTAGGCGCGATCGCTTGCTGCTAATGCGTAATAATAGCAATGGCGACGAAGCGAATTATTTAAATAACCAAGTGCGGATTCGGGATGCTGCTTTCGATATCAATCCTGTAGCTCAGGTAGTGGTCGATCTGAATGGCTTCCTAACTTTAGCCAATGAGCGATCGCGTACACTGTTTAACCTTAACGCCAAAGATTTGGGTCGCCCACTGCAAGATTTGGAAGTTTCCTATCGACCCTTAGAATTGCGTTCCTGCATCGACCAAGTGTATGCTGAGCGCCGAACAATTCGCTACAAGGAGGTTGAATGGACAAATGCCTCCGGCGATATTCAGTATTTTGATGTCCGAGTGGCACCGCTATTAGACCTTAACGGCAGGCTACTAGGTACAAGCATTACCTTCAGCGACATTAGCCGCGTTAAACGGTTACAACAGGAACTCGAACACTCTAACCAAGAACTGGAAATGGCTTATGAGGAATTGCAGTCTACCAATGAAGAGCTAGAGACGACCAACGAGGAACTGCAATCTTCCAACGAGGAATTGGAAACAACTAACGAGGAACTACAGTCCACTAACGAAGAGCTGGAAACAATGAACGAAGAACTGCAATCTTCCAACGAGGAATTGCAGACGATGAATGAAGAAATAAATCTACGTAGCGACGAACTCAATCAAGTCAATGGCTATTTAGAGTCGATCCTTACCTGTTTGCGCGCTGGGGTCGTGGTTGTGAACCGAGAGCTGCAAATTCAAATTTGGAACGACAAGGCAGAAGACTTATGGGGCTTACGGTTAGCGGAAGTTGAGGGACAGCACTTTTTGAACCTGGATATTGGTCTGCCGGTGGATCAGCTACGACAGCCAATCCGCGCCTGCCTTGGGGGGGAATCTAACTCTCTAGAAATGACGCTGCCAGCAATGAATCGCCGGGGCAAGGCAATCCAGTGCAAAATCACCTGTACGGTACTGATGGACTTAAGAAAAGAGATTGGGGGGGTGATAATGCTAATGGAAGACCTGGGGAACAACGAGGCTTGA
- a CDS encoding ATP-binding protein, with protein MNKFVQKVDTVRQRLYALQQGVSNSSLPQPGVMPPEGLEELQVALEELQVAQEELKAQNEELVIARAQVEAERQRYHDLFEFAPDGYLVTDNTGIIREANRTAAILLNVSRQYLLGKPLINFIPYEERRIFRAKLTQLHQIDWMQEWEIHLQPRDSEVFDAALTISTVRDWQGNSAGWRWLLRDVTARKQAEEKIRNIQLQNLQLQEAARLKSQFLAIMSHELRSPMNAIIGFSQLLLRQPQPLAKSQESMVERILNSGKHLLKLIEDVLDFSKLEVGQLQLQLEELNLAELVTTTTEQLYSLVEQKSLAFQVNLNLQNPYIVNDSDRLRQVLVNLLSNAIKFTDSGSVQVDVWELPSNGIALAVKDTGIGIAEADIEQIFLEFQQVNQTLTRKHGGTGLGLAIVDRLVRMMQGNISVESQLGEGSTFRIELPRQVRGEGL; from the coding sequence ATGAACAAGTTTGTCCAAAAGGTAGACACGGTACGCCAACGCTTATATGCTTTGCAACAGGGTGTTAGCAACTCTTCTTTGCCGCAACCAGGTGTGATGCCGCCGGAAGGCTTGGAGGAACTGCAAGTCGCCTTGGAAGAGTTGCAAGTCGCACAGGAAGAGTTGAAAGCTCAGAATGAAGAGTTGGTGATCGCTCGCGCTCAAGTGGAAGCAGAACGCCAGCGCTATCATGACTTATTCGAGTTCGCACCCGATGGATATTTAGTAACTGATAATACAGGAATAATTAGGGAAGCCAACCGCACTGCTGCCATACTACTCAATGTCTCGCGGCAGTACTTACTCGGTAAACCTTTAATTAACTTCATCCCTTATGAAGAACGTCGAATTTTTCGTGCCAAATTAACCCAGTTGCATCAAATCGACTGGATGCAAGAGTGGGAAATCCACCTGCAACCGCGCGATAGTGAAGTCTTTGATGCTGCCCTGACTATCTCTACTGTCCGCGACTGGCAAGGCAACTCAGCGGGCTGGCGCTGGCTACTACGTGACGTTACTGCGCGCAAGCAAGCCGAGGAAAAAATTCGGAATATTCAATTACAGAACCTGCAACTGCAAGAAGCAGCACGGCTGAAATCGCAGTTTTTGGCGATCATGTCCCACGAACTGCGTAGCCCCATGAATGCAATCATTGGCTTTTCCCAACTGCTACTACGCCAGCCTCAGCCGCTTGCCAAAAGCCAAGAAAGCATGGTAGAACGCATTCTTAACAGTGGCAAACACTTACTGAAGTTGATCGAAGATGTTCTAGACTTTTCCAAGCTTGAGGTCGGTCAACTGCAACTGCAACTAGAAGAATTAAATCTAGCTGAACTGGTAACAACCACTACTGAACAGCTCTATTCCTTGGTTGAGCAGAAGAGTTTAGCATTTCAGGTTAACTTAAATCTGCAAAATCCCTATATTGTTAATGACAGCGATCGCTTGCGGCAAGTCTTGGTCAACCTGCTGTCTAACGCGATTAAGTTTACTGATTCTGGTAGCGTGCAGGTAGACGTGTGGGAATTACCTTCAAACGGGATTGCGCTCGCAGTGAAAGATACGGGGATTGGCATTGCCGAGGCTGATATTGAGCAGATCTTTTTGGAATTCCAACAAGTGAATCAAACCCTCACTCGCAAGCACGGTGGTACTGGTTTGGGACTGGCGATCGTAGATCGACTTGTGCGA